One genomic region from Dehalobacter restrictus DSM 9455 encodes:
- the smc gene encoding chromosome segregation protein SMC: MIPGMDAELFLKSIHIQGFKSFADKTKIDLQPGMSVIIGPNGSGKSNVADAVRWVLGEQSAKSLRGSKMEDVIFSGSSSRRPVGMAEVSLLFDNASGLFPLDYEEVVITRRVYRDGEGQYFINRTPCRLKDIQELFLDTGSGKEGFSIIGQGRIEEILNLKSDERRLLIEEVAGISKFRLRKREALRKLEDTRQNVDRLSDIIAEVEARIEPLAEQAETARTSKELISGLEKLEINLIVNELSDIHSKLTNAQTSEETLRQEFTALTTRVNEEENLSVRGRYELNQLEQRVQDLQGEIYALENKMNEAEHELSLLSERSGYIQEQFGRLQKELAVAQETMAASVEKKKNLTAKQTLLQEILQNAARDIKEKEQQLEELRKLSGEARLEELKTEIFEELSNKSKLASEIAEINQKKEALLQQEKQYTRNIKAKEAEKESVLQEITAQIEEKQKLEAREIELLRKIENIRKTIQNNRLEEQNAETACSELQRKIDQAGARLHALHTLQDSLEGYNRGVKETVLAYRKGQITCETIFGTVADNIEVEAKYELAVETALGSSLQNIIVEKTEDGKKCIEYLKKTNSGRATFLPLDAIRGTRQSLDDKTRRHHGFQGLAVDLVKFEPRFKDIMESLLGRILVADNLDSAIELAKANQYRVRVVTLLGDQVNIGGSLTGGSTRSQSSGLLSRAREIEELSLKTKDMQAELEEKKQRYTAIKKEMEGLEEAKETIDMELLKINGAKDIIDVDSKHHEERMNRLEQDFRVIRYELDEVCSELTAFAVKYEETRHLLNETEQKILALQSEQTEQEQLLKEKTSEAQEISEKITAAKVEAARSEQEFNQIIQQITEENERILVNKDLIAEKNKEIVGLQQAEQELYSGKEQQENSVQEYTAQIDAQKFKLIELRREKESFSANNLKQEQDIQMLRSQARDMEQQIHQNELRIARWQGEWESGNDRLQEEYHLAWKDALGYLSPEKKDSLQEKIAFYKQKIEELGPVNYTALEEYPETLKRFEFLSTQKNDLDEAGRTLQELIGELDKSMIERFQEGFTAVNEAFKEVFKQLFNGGQAELLLDDPDNLLETGVRIMAQPPGKRAQLLSLLSGGERSFTAIALLFAFLKVKPSPFCLLDEIEAALDEVNVKRFVQYLRKLSKHTQFIIISHRRGTMESADRLYGITMEESGVSKLLTVELEDRIEAPAI; encoded by the coding sequence GTGATACCTGGAATGGACGCGGAATTATTTCTCAAATCGATTCATATTCAGGGATTTAAGTCTTTTGCAGATAAAACAAAAATTGACCTGCAGCCGGGCATGAGCGTCATTATCGGACCAAACGGCAGCGGCAAGAGCAACGTCGCCGATGCTGTACGCTGGGTGCTTGGTGAACAAAGTGCCAAGAGTCTCCGCGGAAGCAAAATGGAAGATGTCATTTTTTCCGGAAGCTCGTCCCGCAGGCCTGTAGGGATGGCGGAAGTATCTCTGCTCTTTGATAATGCTTCAGGTCTTTTTCCGTTGGATTATGAGGAAGTTGTCATTACCCGCCGGGTTTACCGGGATGGAGAAGGGCAGTATTTTATCAACCGGACGCCTTGCAGGTTAAAAGATATTCAGGAACTTTTTCTTGATACCGGCTCGGGAAAAGAAGGATTTTCAATTATCGGACAGGGCAGGATTGAGGAGATTCTAAATCTGAAATCTGATGAAAGGCGTCTCCTGATTGAAGAGGTCGCCGGCATCAGTAAGTTCCGCCTGCGCAAGAGAGAAGCTTTGAGAAAACTTGAGGATACCCGGCAAAATGTCGATCGTCTCAGCGATATCATCGCCGAAGTCGAAGCCAGAATCGAGCCGTTAGCCGAACAAGCCGAAACAGCCAGGACAAGCAAGGAATTAATCTCAGGTCTGGAAAAGCTCGAGATTAATTTAATCGTTAATGAACTTTCTGATATACACAGTAAACTGACCAATGCCCAGACCTCTGAAGAGACGCTGCGTCAGGAATTTACGGCACTGACAACGAGGGTCAATGAAGAAGAAAACCTGAGCGTACGCGGCAGGTACGAACTGAATCAATTGGAACAACGCGTTCAGGACCTGCAGGGGGAAATATACGCTCTCGAAAATAAAATGAACGAAGCAGAGCACGAATTATCCCTGCTTTCCGAGAGAAGCGGCTATATCCAGGAACAATTTGGGCGCCTGCAAAAAGAACTGGCGGTCGCACAGGAAACGATGGCCGCATCCGTTGAGAAAAAGAAAAACCTTACTGCAAAGCAAACACTTCTGCAGGAGATCCTCCAAAATGCAGCTAGGGATATAAAAGAGAAAGAACAACAGCTGGAAGAGCTTCGGAAATTAAGCGGGGAAGCACGTCTGGAAGAGCTGAAAACGGAAATCTTTGAAGAACTCTCCAACAAGAGCAAACTGGCTAGTGAAATTGCTGAAATTAATCAAAAAAAAGAAGCTCTTCTTCAACAAGAGAAACAATATACCCGAAATATCAAAGCCAAAGAAGCAGAGAAGGAATCTGTGCTTCAGGAGATTACTGCCCAAATTGAGGAAAAACAAAAACTGGAAGCCAGAGAGATCGAACTTCTGAGAAAAATAGAAAATATCAGGAAGACGATCCAAAACAACAGGCTGGAAGAACAAAATGCCGAGACTGCGTGCTCGGAGCTTCAACGTAAAATTGACCAGGCTGGGGCGAGACTTCATGCCCTCCATACACTCCAGGACAGTCTGGAGGGGTATAACAGGGGTGTCAAGGAGACGGTTCTGGCTTACCGGAAAGGCCAAATTACCTGTGAGACTATATTCGGTACAGTGGCCGACAATATCGAAGTAGAAGCCAAATATGAGCTTGCAGTGGAAACCGCTTTGGGAAGTTCTTTGCAGAACATTATTGTGGAAAAAACCGAGGACGGGAAAAAGTGTATTGAGTACTTGAAAAAGACGAACAGCGGCCGCGCCACTTTCCTGCCTTTGGATGCAATCCGCGGAACGAGGCAGTCCCTTGATGACAAAACGAGACGGCATCACGGTTTTCAGGGGTTGGCGGTTGATCTGGTCAAGTTTGAGCCACGTTTTAAAGATATTATGGAGTCGCTGCTTGGAAGAATTCTGGTTGCAGACAATCTGGATTCTGCGATTGAGCTGGCTAAAGCTAACCAATACCGGGTTAGGGTAGTGACGCTCTTGGGTGACCAGGTCAACATCGGCGGTTCGCTTACCGGCGGAAGCACAAGATCTCAAAGCAGCGGCCTCTTAAGCAGAGCAAGAGAAATTGAAGAACTGTCTCTGAAGACTAAGGACATGCAGGCCGAACTGGAAGAAAAGAAGCAGCGATACACTGCCATAAAGAAAGAAATGGAAGGCCTCGAGGAAGCGAAAGAAACCATTGATATGGAATTGCTGAAAATTAATGGGGCTAAAGATATCATCGATGTGGACAGCAAACACCACGAGGAAAGAATGAACCGGCTGGAACAGGATTTCCGGGTTATCCGGTATGAACTGGATGAAGTCTGCAGTGAACTGACAGCATTTGCTGTCAAATATGAAGAAACCAGACACTTACTGAACGAAACAGAACAGAAGATTCTGGCTCTGCAGTCAGAGCAGACCGAGCAGGAACAACTGCTGAAAGAAAAAACTTCAGAGGCGCAGGAAATCTCGGAAAAGATTACTGCGGCCAAAGTTGAGGCTGCCAGATCGGAGCAGGAGTTTAACCAGATCATTCAGCAGATCACTGAGGAAAATGAGCGAATTCTAGTTAATAAAGACCTGATCGCAGAAAAGAACAAGGAGATCGTCGGGCTTCAACAGGCTGAGCAGGAACTGTATTCCGGCAAGGAACAACAAGAAAATAGTGTTCAGGAATACACGGCCCAAATTGATGCTCAGAAATTCAAGCTTATCGAACTGCGCAGGGAAAAAGAATCTTTCTCAGCGAATAATCTCAAGCAGGAACAGGATATTCAGATGCTGCGGAGTCAGGCCAGGGACATGGAACAGCAGATTCATCAGAATGAGCTCCGAATTGCCCGCTGGCAGGGTGAATGGGAATCCGGAAATGACCGCCTTCAGGAAGAATACCACTTGGCTTGGAAAGACGCGTTAGGCTATCTTTCGCCTGAAAAGAAAGACTCTTTACAGGAGAAGATTGCTTTTTACAAACAAAAAATCGAAGAACTTGGACCCGTAAATTATACAGCTCTTGAGGAATACCCGGAAACGCTGAAACGATTTGAATTCCTGTCCACCCAGAAAAATGATCTGGATGAGGCCGGAAGGACACTTCAGGAGCTGATCGGGGAACTAGACAAGAGCATGATCGAACGTTTTCAGGAAGGCTTTACGGCCGTCAATGAAGCGTTCAAAGAAGTATTTAAACAGCTTTTCAACGGCGGACAAGCTGAACTGTTACTGGATGATCCGGACAATCTTCTGGAGACCGGAGTCAGGATCATGGCCCAGCCCCCGGGCAAAAGGGCACAGCTCCTGTCGCTTCTGTCAGGCGGGGAGAGGTCATTTACGGCAATTGCCTTGCTGTTTGCGTTCCTGAAAGTCAAACCGAGTCCGTTTTGCCTCCTGGATGAGATTGAGGCGGCACTGGATGAAGTCAACGTCAAAAGATTTGTGCAGTATCTGCGCAAACTATCCAAACATACGCAGTTTATTATTATCTCGCACCGCAGGGGAACCATGGAATCCGCGGACAGGCTGTATGGAATCACCATGGAAGAATCCGGCGTATCGAAGCTTTTGACTGTTGAGCTTGAAGACAGAATAGAGGCTCCGGCAATTTAA
- the ftsY gene encoding signal recognition particle-docking protein FtsY produces MAGIFSRLKERLTKTREGFVGKVEQLFTGSGKIDEDLYEELEEILLQSDVGVNTTLKLVGMLRASVKEQKINDRSGLRDVLQEHITALLGEEIPLSFADSKPTVYLIVGVNGVGKTTTIGKLAKNLQGQGKNVLLAAGDTFRAAAIEQLEVWGERSGTEVIKQSEGADPAAVAFDALHAARSRNTDVLLIDTAGRLHNKVNLMKELTKIKKVVEREVPDAPHEVLLVLDATTGQNAIQQVKLFKEAVDVTGIILTKLDGTAKGGVILGIRNEADIPVKLIGIGEGAEDLRPFEPREFARALFDRSEEE; encoded by the coding sequence GTGGCAGGAATATTTTCCAGACTTAAAGAGCGCCTGACCAAAACCAGAGAAGGTTTTGTCGGCAAAGTTGAACAGCTTTTTACCGGCTCAGGCAAAATTGATGAAGATCTTTATGAAGAATTGGAAGAGATTCTACTTCAATCAGATGTGGGTGTCAATACAACGCTGAAATTGGTTGGAATGCTGCGTGCATCCGTCAAAGAACAAAAAATTAACGACCGCTCCGGGCTGAGGGATGTACTGCAGGAACATATTACTGCGCTATTGGGTGAAGAGATTCCCTTGTCTTTTGCAGATTCCAAGCCCACCGTCTATCTGATCGTTGGTGTCAACGGTGTAGGAAAAACGACCACGATCGGCAAGCTGGCCAAAAATCTGCAGGGCCAGGGTAAAAATGTTTTGCTGGCGGCAGGGGATACTTTCCGAGCAGCAGCGATCGAGCAATTGGAAGTATGGGGAGAACGGTCCGGGACAGAGGTCATCAAACAGTCGGAGGGGGCTGATCCTGCTGCGGTGGCTTTCGATGCACTTCATGCGGCAAGATCCCGGAATACAGATGTCCTATTGATCGATACTGCCGGAAGACTGCACAATAAAGTGAATCTGATGAAAGAATTGACCAAGATCAAAAAGGTGGTCGAGCGCGAAGTTCCGGATGCCCCGCACGAGGTGCTGCTGGTACTCGATGCGACGACCGGACAGAACGCCATCCAGCAGGTGAAACTGTTCAAGGAAGCAGTCGATGTGACAGGAATCATACTCACCAAGTTGGACGGCACAGCTAAAGGCGGTGTAATCCTGGGGATCCGGAATGAAGCGGATATCCCGGTAAAATTGATTGGAATCGGTGAAGGGGCAGAAGATTTAAGGCCTTTTGAACCGAGAGAATTTGCCAGGGCCTTGTTTGACCGTTCTGAGGAGGAATAG
- the mtnP gene encoding S-methyl-5'-thioadenosine phosphorylase codes for MDFALIGGTGIENLALDDRTEETVETPYGFVPLAEGFIGGIGMVFLKRHGAKHTYPPHLINYRANIWALKKIGVKKILSTGAVGSLSEAYRIGDIVLPDQFLDFTKSRAATFFEDGEQGVLHVDVSEPYCPDVRNHIIEGAARSGLNVKNGGVYVCTEGPRFETPAEINMFRMLGGHLVGMTGVPEVVLARELGMCYATMALVTNQAAGIKKDPLTHAEVIATMDLLSKTVAALVESTCKIMDHDQRCYCTTGSKEAGLF; via the coding sequence TTGGATTTTGCACTGATTGGCGGTACCGGAATTGAAAATCTGGCGCTTGACGATAGGACCGAGGAGACAGTTGAAACGCCGTATGGTTTTGTTCCGCTGGCTGAAGGGTTCATCGGCGGGATTGGAATGGTGTTTTTAAAAAGACATGGTGCAAAGCATACCTACCCGCCTCACCTGATTAATTACCGGGCCAATATCTGGGCCCTCAAAAAAATAGGCGTGAAAAAGATTCTGTCGACAGGTGCAGTAGGCTCCCTGTCTGAAGCTTATCGAATCGGTGATATTGTCTTGCCGGACCAGTTCCTCGATTTTACGAAAAGCCGCGCGGCGACTTTTTTTGAGGATGGGGAACAGGGGGTTTTGCATGTCGATGTTTCGGAACCTTACTGTCCCGATGTGCGTAATCATATCATAGAAGGTGCAGCAAGATCTGGCCTAAACGTGAAAAACGGCGGGGTCTATGTCTGTACCGAAGGTCCCCGTTTTGAAACTCCGGCGGAAATAAACATGTTCCGGATGCTGGGCGGGCACCTGGTAGGAATGACCGGAGTTCCGGAAGTGGTATTGGCCAGGGAACTTGGAATGTGCTATGCGACCATGGCCCTCGTAACCAATCAGGCTGCGGGCATTAAAAAAGACCCATTGACACATGCCGAAGTAATCGCTACTATGGACTTGTTGAGCAAAACTGTGGCAGCATTGGTGGAAAGCACCTGTAAGATCATGGATCATGACCAGCGGTGTTACTGTACTACCGGAAGCAAAGAAGCAGGCTTATTTTAA
- the mtnA gene encoding S-methyl-5-thioribose-1-phosphate isomerase, with the protein MKALQWQGDHLLILDQTKLPFVEQYREIHSYKEMAEAIKNMEVRGAPAIGAAAAYGFALGAAEYRGSGEDFKDYMDEVRAVLEGTRPTAVNLFWALRKMEDKFREFLNMNDIGNIRAALINEANEIAEDDRRMNKRIGEYGNTLIPEKANILTHCNTGSLATVEFGTALGIIRTAHESGKKIHVFAGETRPLLQGARLTAWELLQDQIPLTLITDNMAGYLMQQGKVDMVIVGADRIAANGDTANKIGTYSLAVLAAAHQIPFYVAAPTTTIDLKISGGDEIPVEERDDQEVRKIMDVRIVPDEVSVYNPAFDITLAKYITGIITEKGIISPPYSVNMVKMLVR; encoded by the coding sequence GTGAAAGCGCTTCAATGGCAGGGAGATCATTTGTTGATACTCGATCAGACGAAATTGCCGTTTGTCGAACAATACCGCGAAATACATTCTTACAAAGAAATGGCAGAGGCAATAAAAAATATGGAAGTTCGCGGAGCTCCGGCAATCGGGGCGGCTGCAGCCTACGGCTTTGCGCTGGGGGCTGCCGAATACCGCGGAAGCGGTGAAGACTTTAAAGATTATATGGATGAGGTTCGAGCCGTTTTGGAAGGAACACGTCCAACTGCTGTAAACCTTTTTTGGGCACTTAGAAAAATGGAAGATAAATTCAGAGAATTTCTGAATATGAATGATATCGGAAATATTCGGGCAGCTTTAATCAATGAAGCGAATGAAATTGCCGAAGATGACCGCAGAATGAATAAACGTATTGGGGAATATGGCAACACGCTGATTCCGGAAAAAGCAAATATCCTGACGCACTGCAATACAGGCAGTCTTGCTACGGTTGAATTTGGGACAGCTCTGGGGATTATTAGGACTGCACATGAATCCGGGAAAAAAATTCATGTCTTTGCAGGCGAAACGAGACCCCTTTTACAGGGAGCTAGATTAACGGCCTGGGAGCTCCTTCAGGATCAGATCCCGTTGACGTTGATTACGGATAATATGGCCGGCTATCTGATGCAGCAGGGGAAAGTCGATATGGTTATCGTAGGGGCGGACCGTATCGCCGCCAACGGCGATACGGCCAACAAGATCGGAACCTATTCGCTGGCCGTGCTGGCTGCTGCTCATCAAATTCCGTTTTATGTGGCGGCACCGACAACGACCATTGATTTGAAAATATCTGGAGGGGACGAGATCCCTGTGGAAGAGCGGGACGATCAGGAAGTTCGAAAAATCATGGATGTACGGATTGTTCCCGATGAAGTCAGTGTGTACAATCCTGCTTTTGATATTACGTTGGCAAAATATATTACCGGGATTATTACGGAAAAAGGGATCATATCCCCGCCCTACTCTGTAAATATGGTGAAGATGCTGGTAAGATAA
- a CDS encoding amidohydrolase — protein sequence MSRYLIRAMILPMTDAQDFYPQGEIAIDGDRIVSVGERGTAPAGFNPDRVLDLTNHVVMPGLINTHTHAAMTLLRGYADDMPLMPWLQEKVWPFEDKMTPEDIYWGSSLALCEMLRSGTTTMTDMYISEEETARAVLESGTRALLSRGMIDHNKEAGNRSLQENIELFRKYHNAGDGRIKIMFGPHAPYTCSGEFLLTVKQEADKLGAGIHIHLAETESEIATIRERYGTTPLCWLEQQGILGGQIIAAHCVYLNDAELDILKRYNVGVAHNPESNMKLSSGTARIPEMLKRGIAVGLGTDGASSNNDLDMFGEMRSASFQQKLLGSPEDLKAYEVLKMATDGGATVAGLKDLGKLQPGYKADMISIDFDQPHFYPRFSIPSHLVYCARGGDVRTVIVDGKILMEDGRLLTLDEQKICREAEKRARRIASEV from the coding sequence ATGTCCAGGTATCTAATCAGAGCGATGATTTTGCCGATGACCGATGCGCAGGATTTCTACCCGCAGGGAGAAATTGCGATAGACGGGGACCGGATTGTTTCTGTCGGGGAGAGAGGAACAGCCCCGGCGGGTTTTAATCCGGACAGAGTCCTGGATTTAACCAACCATGTCGTGATGCCCGGACTTATTAACACGCACACGCATGCTGCAATGACACTGCTGCGCGGCTATGCCGATGATATGCCGCTTATGCCTTGGCTGCAGGAAAAGGTCTGGCCTTTTGAAGATAAAATGACACCGGAAGATATCTACTGGGGGAGTTCGCTTGCTCTTTGTGAGATGCTCCGTTCCGGTACGACGACCATGACGGATATGTATATTAGTGAAGAAGAAACGGCCAGGGCAGTTTTGGAATCAGGGACCAGAGCACTGCTGTCCCGCGGCATGATTGATCATAATAAAGAAGCCGGCAACAGATCGCTGCAGGAAAATATTGAATTATTCCGGAAATATCATAATGCCGGGGACGGACGAATTAAGATTATGTTTGGCCCGCATGCCCCGTATACTTGTTCCGGAGAATTTCTGCTGACTGTAAAACAGGAGGCCGATAAGTTAGGAGCCGGCATCCATATCCATCTCGCGGAGACAGAATCCGAAATCGCTACAATCAGGGAGAGATATGGAACAACGCCGCTCTGCTGGCTGGAACAACAGGGTATACTGGGAGGACAGATTATTGCTGCCCATTGTGTTTACCTGAATGATGCCGAACTTGATATCCTTAAAAGGTATAACGTAGGGGTTGCCCATAACCCGGAAAGCAACATGAAGCTGAGCAGCGGAACAGCGCGGATTCCGGAAATGCTTAAGCGGGGGATTGCTGTCGGACTCGGAACAGATGGTGCTTCCAGCAATAATGATCTTGATATGTTTGGGGAAATGCGTTCGGCTTCCTTCCAGCAAAAATTGCTTGGCTCCCCTGAAGACCTCAAAGCCTATGAAGTTCTGAAAATGGCGACGGACGGAGGGGCAACCGTGGCAGGATTGAAGGATCTAGGCAAACTTCAGCCCGGCTATAAAGCGGATATGATTTCGATTGACTTTGATCAGCCGCATTTCTATCCGAGGTTCTCAATACCTTCGCATCTGGTTTACTGTGCCAGGGGCGGGGATGTCAGAACGGTGATCGTCGACGGAAAGATCCTGATGGAAGACGGGAGACTGCTGACACTTGATGAGCAGAAAATCTGCCGCGAAGCAGAAAAAAGAGCCAGGAGAATAGCGTCTGAAGTCTGA
- a CDS encoding putative bifunctional diguanylate cyclase/phosphodiesterase, which yields MKVTKNKTLIFVFIAVYYLFYLTATISQSDFWGNILSPVGALISFFLLLQAYYKSSQPKYVRTIWLFFSFASLFWAVGDFMWDYSVWILGIDPIDDLFVAALYFGTNLFLSIGSVIFALNRFRRWNVLQLLIDSLAMSVSILLLIWIIYFDANYENLYLVSRGGWTSAMSILLDIGMMTGIAIWFFSIRAGNIAPSVRLATGAVLAFALIDLVYYYLYLHDLYIPNSVIDSVYMATLLGIALSALITPEDIKAGADDTELYGDYSNEGYRNQGLLLLVGPIIILFFVGFDIQSLLIYLIIIFLHGILSNHIQNSIRDQHLLRREKELNAELEKRIDERTRELSEKARELEKKNRQLHYLSSQDIVTKLYNRRFFLEAVQEKIKSCQDDHILVLLFLDIDRFKTINDVYGHIIGDKLIIALSKRLQKFIDPEHDLLARFGGDEFVLAFHGKYHNGDIENLAQSIIAICAEPIQLSKYTFHITISVGISIYPHDASSLDALIQNSDIAMYEAKKIGFNKYVFFNEQINAILQRNLKLEILLRKAIYDKEFSLHYQPQFSIPDNSLIGIEALLRWNSPAEGSIPPSEFISIAEETDLIIPLGEWVMNRAIRQIAEWNNRYQTTLKMGINVSIKQLNHKEFGEMIKSAIKFYAVPPEWIDMEITESIAIEDAYDIHEITKTIRDIGISVSIDDFGTGYSSLNHLKMFPFDRIKFSKLSIDHIVNDEFDKEIVRSIIVLANFMKIKTIAEGVETAAQYDVLKELGCDQIQGYYLAKPMPAKEFEKVFFSLPQQLILENSSVNSSIISL from the coding sequence ATGAAAGTAACAAAGAATAAGACACTGATTTTTGTTTTCATTGCTGTTTATTATCTTTTTTACCTTACTGCGACCATTAGCCAATCCGATTTTTGGGGAAATATTCTCTCGCCGGTTGGTGCACTGATTTCATTTTTTCTGCTTTTGCAGGCCTATTATAAATCAAGCCAGCCAAAGTATGTTCGTACCATCTGGCTGTTTTTTTCTTTTGCTTCCCTTTTTTGGGCAGTCGGTGACTTTATGTGGGACTATTCTGTTTGGATACTTGGAATTGATCCAATAGATGATTTGTTTGTTGCAGCCCTGTATTTTGGCACCAATCTTTTTCTTTCGATCGGTTCTGTCATCTTTGCCCTAAACCGTTTCAGAAGATGGAATGTCCTGCAGCTACTGATTGACAGTCTGGCGATGTCTGTTTCCATTCTGCTGTTGATTTGGATCATTTACTTTGATGCGAACTACGAGAACCTTTATCTCGTTTCCAGAGGCGGCTGGACTTCAGCTATGAGCATTCTTCTTGATATTGGCATGATGACCGGTATAGCCATCTGGTTCTTCTCAATCCGGGCCGGTAATATCGCACCCTCCGTCCGGCTTGCAACAGGTGCCGTTTTGGCCTTTGCTTTGATCGATCTGGTCTATTATTATCTCTATCTGCATGATCTTTATATTCCGAATTCAGTGATTGATTCGGTTTATATGGCGACATTGCTAGGCATTGCGCTCAGTGCGCTTATAACACCCGAGGATATAAAAGCAGGGGCTGATGATACTGAGCTTTATGGGGATTATTCCAACGAAGGTTACCGGAATCAGGGGCTGCTCTTATTGGTAGGTCCAATTATCATTCTGTTTTTCGTTGGATTCGATATTCAGAGCTTATTGATTTATCTCATCATTATCTTTCTTCATGGAATACTGAGCAATCATATTCAGAATTCCATCAGAGACCAGCATCTCTTAAGAAGAGAAAAGGAGCTGAACGCTGAACTTGAAAAGCGTATTGATGAACGCACACGGGAGCTTTCGGAAAAAGCCAGAGAACTCGAGAAGAAAAACCGCCAGCTACATTATCTTTCCAGTCAAGATATCGTAACCAAGCTTTATAACCGCCGCTTCTTTCTGGAAGCTGTGCAGGAAAAAATCAAAAGCTGCCAGGACGATCATATTCTCGTCCTGTTATTTCTCGATATTGACCGGTTTAAAACAATTAATGATGTTTATGGCCATATTATCGGAGATAAACTGATCATTGCACTTTCCAAGCGTCTCCAGAAATTTATCGATCCTGAACATGACCTGCTGGCCCGCTTCGGCGGTGATGAATTTGTGCTGGCGTTCCATGGCAAATATCACAACGGAGATATTGAGAACCTGGCTCAAAGTATCATCGCCATCTGTGCAGAACCAATCCAACTCAGTAAATATACATTCCACATAACGATCAGTGTCGGGATCTCCATTTACCCGCATGATGCTTCAAGTCTTGACGCCCTGATCCAGAATTCCGATATAGCGATGTATGAGGCCAAAAAAATAGGGTTCAATAAATACGTCTTTTTCAATGAGCAAATCAATGCGATCCTCCAAAGGAATCTAAAGCTTGAAATTTTATTGCGAAAAGCGATCTATGATAAAGAATTTTCACTTCATTACCAGCCCCAGTTCAGCATACCGGATAACAGTCTTATCGGGATTGAAGCACTGCTCCGCTGGAATAGTCCAGCTGAAGGTTCAATTCCTCCGAGCGAATTCATTTCGATTGCAGAAGAGACAGACCTGATTATTCCGCTTGGAGAATGGGTGATGAACAGGGCGATCCGCCAAATTGCCGAATGGAACAACCGTTATCAGACCACTCTGAAAATGGGCATCAACGTTTCGATCAAACAGCTAAATCATAAAGAATTTGGGGAAATGATCAAATCAGCAATCAAGTTCTATGCTGTTCCTCCGGAATGGATTGATATGGAGATCACTGAAAGCATAGCAATCGAAGATGCCTACGATATTCACGAGATTACCAAAACGATCAGGGATATCGGAATCTCTGTCTCAATTGATGACTTTGGGACCGGTTATTCCTCTTTAAATCATTTGAAGATGTTCCCATTCGACCGCATAAAATTTTCCAAGCTCTCAATTGATCATATTGTCAATGATGAGTTTGACAAAGAAATTGTGCGTTCGATTATTGTGCTGGCGAATTTTATGAAAATTAAAACCATCGCCGAAGGCGTTGAAACTGCAGCCCAATACGACGTGCTCAAAGAATTGGGTTGTGATCAGATTCAAGGCTACTATCTGGCCAAGCCTATGCCGGCTAAAGAGTTCGAAAAAGTATTTTTCAGCCTGCCCCAGCAACTTATTTTAGAAAATTCTTCAGTAAATTCTTCAATCATTTCTTTATGA
- the ylxM gene encoding YlxM family DNA-binding protein: MKEIAEKALLFDFYGPLLTEKQGKIWDLYYQQDYSLSEIAAEEGISRQAVYDLLKRTEKILEGYEHKLGLIFRFIQERDKFHRIESLLEEAKQEDFSSGSAWKRQLDINMRIKEIIADTLE, encoded by the coding sequence ATGAAAGAAATCGCTGAAAAAGCCTTGTTATTTGATTTTTATGGCCCCTTGCTGACAGAAAAGCAAGGAAAAATATGGGATCTGTACTATCAGCAGGATTACTCACTGTCTGAGATTGCTGCCGAAGAAGGCATCAGCCGCCAGGCAGTTTATGATTTACTCAAAAGAACTGAAAAGATTCTGGAGGGATATGAGCACAAGCTTGGACTCATTTTCCGATTTATCCAGGAAAGAGATAAATTCCACCGCATAGAGTCTTTGCTGGAAGAAGCAAAACAAGAAGATTTCTCCAGCGGATCTGCCTGGAAACGTCAGTTGGATATAAATATGCGGATCAAAGAGATTATCGCAGATACACTCGAATAG